In Rahnella variigena, one DNA window encodes the following:
- a CDS encoding Hcp family type VI secretion system effector translates to MSIPAYLFLTDENNSPIIGGSLVSGRVGAIELKSFAHHLSIPCCGHTGRLTGTRVHEPINIQKEFDKVTPLLYRALTNNLVLKSATIKMYQIMDSGMEHEYFNILLENVKITAITPTLHPGGTTGTHLENIQLRYEAITWKHCDGNIIHKDKWNERATA, encoded by the coding sequence ATGTCAATTCCAGCTTATTTATTTCTAACAGATGAAAATAATTCTCCGATTATTGGCGGCTCGTTGGTTTCTGGCCGCGTGGGTGCCATTGAGTTGAAATCGTTTGCTCACCACCTTTCTATACCCTGCTGCGGGCACACGGGGAGACTGACGGGTACACGCGTACATGAGCCCATCAACATTCAAAAAGAGTTCGATAAAGTCACCCCGTTGCTATACCGCGCTCTCACAAATAACCTGGTATTGAAATCTGCAACAATAAAGATGTATCAAATAATGGATTCAGGCATGGAACATGAGTATTTCAATATTCTGTTAGAGAACGTGAAGATCACTGCGATCACTCCAACGCTCCATCCTGGCGGCACAACGGGAACGCATCTGGAAAACATTCAGCTACGTTATGAGGCGATTACCTGGAAGCACTGCGACGGTAATATCATACACAAAGATAAATGGAATGAGAGGGCCACAGCGTAG